The Candidatus Hinthialibacter antarcticus genome includes the window TACTTTCATGGTTGCGTCCTCCAACCGCTTATGCGGTTTCTTCCGCCAATTGATTATCGGCGCAAAGTTGTTTTTGTAAAAATTTTACCGCCTGGCTCATTCTCGATAACACGGTGCCGAGCGGGGCCTCTTGTATTTCCGCGATTTCTTTAAATGGAACTTCTTCGATTGAACGCAACAGGTACACTTCCCGAATCAACGGCGGCAGCAGCTCGACGGCTTGTTCGAGCCGCGCCAGGTCTTCTTGTTCGACCGCCTGGTCGAGCGGCGTCGGGTCGGCGCCGGGAATGCGTTCAATCAAAGCGACATGTTCTTCGTCTTCGTTCCAATCTCTGGCTTCGACAAAATGCTTGTCTTTTCTGAACCGGTCGAGGCAATGGTTGTGGGCGATCCGGTACAGCCAGGCGGAAAACTGGCCTCGATCTTCGTATTTATCTTTCTGCGCCAGCAACTTAAACCAGACCTCTTGCAGCGCATCTTCGGCCTCGTGCTGTCGCCGCAGCATCCGTAAGAGGAAGTTAAACAAAGGTTTATGAAAAGTTTCCATCACTGTTTCAAAGGCGGCGATATCGCCTTTGTCGCGATATTGGATGAATAACTTCCCGGGGTCGATGGCAGTGTCTTTTATCATGGCCTTTGTACTTATCATAACGCAATTCAAGTGGTTTTATTGACTGGAAGCCAGAAAAAAGTCATAAGCCGGAGACTCGCATCGTACTACGAGGACGGCTAAGATGGCCGAGGCCAACTTTTTACCTTAAAGGACCGTTGGTCAAGCGACGAATATCGAGGAAGTTTGATTTGTTAGGATTTGCCGCTGCTGTCCTATTGATTTGTTTGTACTT containing:
- a CDS encoding sigma-70 family RNA polymerase sigma factor, yielding MIKDTAIDPGKLFIQYRDKGDIAAFETVMETFHKPLFNFLLRMLRRQHEAEDALQEVWFKLLAQKDKYEDRGQFSAWLYRIAHNHCLDRFRKDKHFVEARDWNEDEEHVALIERIPGADPTPLDQAVEQEDLARLEQAVELLPPLIREVYLLRSIEEVPFKEIAEIQEAPLGTVLSRMSQAVKFLQKQLCADNQLAEETA